The following coding sequences lie in one Spirosoma sp. KUDC1026 genomic window:
- a CDS encoding RagB/SusD family nutrient uptake outer membrane protein gives MNKLKLYGLALALTGLLVSCKDQLDVQNPNQPSSPALKTESGLISFGEGFYITGFKDVKYYDGVPGYFWSGAIGNHELMGDVIGTDIANVFINQIGAPNQVTLDDGTVLLNPNSPNKQIDFLRITANVNSTGFQNSTYYEWAYMYNMNNAANTLLTNIDGVTFSGEAETKKNVLKAWAYWWKGYAYARIGSMYYAGVINDKANGEALNGTNGNYVAKEAMIAESNKNFDAAITALNSLSVTADYTATMQGLIPSFNRVGKGGVLTPAMWVRNINTMKARNILVNTRVADMTAAQWASILTLTNSGITASDLVFTGRSNATSDFLSPTAGTVSAKTTGANNTYKISERLIQDFKTGDLRLSNNFSRRSSAYIGESSRGNAFFTRWTLINRGAAGSEGNASVITFSNTNAGGYEQYLASSYEENQLMKAEALIYTSNIEGGLALIDEVRKYQGAGLTAVAGTSLSLAAAKEELRRERRIGLLFRALSFYDARRWGLLETGRTGAVALNRTGAVSTNATINYGFLDYWDVPDNEIAYNPPAAGSAPTKNPKQ, from the coding sequence ATGAATAAGTTAAAACTATATGGATTAGCGCTGGCACTGACCGGACTGCTGGTATCCTGCAAAGACCAGCTGGATGTTCAGAACCCAAACCAGCCTTCGTCGCCGGCACTGAAAACTGAATCGGGATTGATCTCGTTCGGTGAAGGGTTCTATATCACGGGTTTCAAGGATGTGAAATACTACGATGGCGTACCGGGCTATTTCTGGTCGGGTGCTATCGGGAATCACGAACTGATGGGCGACGTCATCGGCACCGATATCGCCAACGTGTTCATCAACCAGATTGGCGCGCCCAACCAGGTTACGCTCGATGACGGTACCGTATTGCTGAACCCGAACTCGCCGAACAAACAGATTGATTTTCTGCGGATTACGGCCAACGTAAACTCGACGGGTTTCCAGAACTCGACCTATTACGAATGGGCGTACATGTACAACATGAACAACGCGGCCAACACCCTGCTGACGAACATCGACGGGGTTACGTTCTCGGGTGAAGCTGAGACGAAGAAAAACGTCTTGAAAGCGTGGGCGTATTGGTGGAAAGGCTACGCCTACGCCCGGATTGGCTCGATGTATTATGCGGGTGTCATCAATGACAAGGCAAACGGCGAAGCCCTGAACGGTACCAATGGCAACTACGTAGCGAAGGAAGCCATGATTGCGGAATCGAACAAAAACTTCGACGCGGCTATTACCGCGCTGAATAGCTTAAGCGTTACCGCCGATTATACGGCAACTATGCAGGGCCTGATTCCAAGCTTTAACCGGGTTGGTAAAGGGGGTGTTCTAACGCCTGCCATGTGGGTACGGAATATCAACACGATGAAAGCCCGGAACATTTTGGTGAACACCCGCGTGGCTGACATGACTGCAGCGCAGTGGGCCAGTATTCTGACGCTGACCAACTCGGGGATCACGGCTTCGGATCTGGTATTCACGGGTCGTTCGAACGCAACCAGCGATTTCCTGTCGCCAACAGCTGGTACCGTATCGGCGAAAACGACGGGAGCGAACAACACCTACAAAATTTCGGAGCGTCTGATCCAGGATTTTAAAACGGGTGATCTTCGGCTGTCGAACAACTTCTCAAGAAGAAGCTCTGCCTACATCGGTGAATCCTCGCGGGGTAATGCCTTCTTCACGCGCTGGACACTCATTAATCGGGGCGCTGCCGGATCGGAAGGGAATGCATCGGTTATTACGTTCTCGAATACGAACGCGGGTGGCTACGAGCAGTACCTGGCCAGTTCGTACGAAGAGAATCAATTAATGAAAGCCGAAGCGCTGATCTACACAAGCAACATCGAAGGTGGCCTGGCGCTGATCGATGAAGTTCGTAAGTACCAGGGCGCTGGCCTGACGGCCGTGGCTGGAACAAGTCTGAGTCTGGCAGCGGCTAAGGAAGAACTGCGTCGCGAGCGCCGGATTGGTCTGCTGTTCCGGGCGCTATCGTTCTACGATGCACGCCGTTGGGGCTTGCTGGAAACAGGTCGGACGGGCGCAGTTGCGCTGAACCGCACCGGTGCTGTCAGCACAAACGCAACAATCAACTATGGCTTCCTGGATTACTGGGATGTGCCGGATAATGAGATCGCTTATAACCCGCCAGCGGCTGGTAGCGCTCCTACGAAGAATCCTAAGCAGTAA
- a CDS encoding SusC/RagA family TonB-linked outer membrane protein, whose amino-acid sequence MTKRLLLSLFLVCSTWALSWAQGRTVTGKVTSTEDGNPLPGVSVVVKGTTTGAVTDADGKYSLAAPTRGNLVFSFIGMLTKEVELGGSSVIDVKLVSDTKQLSEVVVTGVGVATDKRKIAISVESVSAKDLPQTPSASVDQALIGKIPGAQITSRGGTPGADVNILLRGINTINRGTQPMILIDGIQMGATSLQTIDLNSIERVEVVQGAAAATIYGAQGANGVIQLFTKKGKNGQLNIDISSSIAQNTYLNVGGVSKAKFHAFATDASNNIIGSSGRPITFDATNGIYTENVQYNSTDPTATNSKAYDANLQYHDHFAYFFKPANTTNNSIAISGGSQKADFGISVSNSHQESNILNNGYWDRSNLSANIGTQLAKGLSLRSITQLAYTKSTLKSNDRTILYSMLNAYPLADFSLLTTDGSIPYNMNQTIGINASNPSYRQAYTRNNDNKVDIIQNLNLNYKFPKFVELDAKYGLNFQTQNRDLEYMNQANNANIKYWLAQGTATYISNYNSNNSGDLTKYVNNKVFQNFLATATAVFDLKEDFASRLPIKSVTQVAFDYRNSKNKEYTSAALGLPAAYAPYNAANTTSWRVYRDYTEPFITYGYLVNQRLEYGDFIGISGGFRSDFSSAFGGGSKPFTFPRGDAYLRLSSLKFWENSPVNNFLPELKLRAAYGQAGIQPQPFDRYVTITPMTVGNTTAFYYANQQPNPALGVEVSEELELGTDMVFSLFKGSSWLNAIALSATYWDRKTKDAIYQVDVAPSVGLGKLTDNAFTLGSNGLQMSLNSTVYNGTAFKWNTTVNFGKQSSKILAVRGGAPIVVTSNAGSTNYVLKAGEKIGQLYGYKTIGSVDARDPNGNYFIPVAEQEAYTVASNGFVVNKATKQPYFTADKFSFGDPNPKFNMSFINDLSYKNFLTFNVQVDWLQGNHLYNQTKEWMYRDGIHSDYANPFTIDGQTGAWTAFYRGVYAQRTANGTKDYFYEDASFVRLRNISVGLDFGKLFTIPGVKRLQLVLSGRNLWTLTKYTGFDPEISSGTSNSAWDRGTDHSTMPNFKSYQAALNIGF is encoded by the coding sequence ATGACGAAACGTTTACTGTTGAGCTTATTTCTGGTTTGCTCAACCTGGGCATTAAGCTGGGCTCAGGGACGGACAGTTACCGGGAAGGTAACGTCTACTGAAGATGGGAATCCGCTACCGGGCGTATCAGTCGTTGTAAAAGGAACAACGACCGGAGCGGTTACGGATGCCGATGGTAAATACTCGCTAGCCGCGCCAACGAGAGGCAATCTGGTGTTTTCGTTTATTGGGATGCTGACCAAAGAGGTTGAGCTAGGAGGGAGTTCCGTGATAGACGTAAAACTGGTGTCGGATACCAAACAGCTTTCCGAAGTTGTTGTAACCGGGGTAGGGGTTGCTACGGATAAACGGAAAATCGCAATCTCGGTTGAATCGGTTTCGGCTAAAGACCTGCCTCAGACGCCGTCAGCCTCGGTTGACCAGGCGCTGATCGGTAAAATTCCGGGTGCCCAGATCACCAGCCGTGGTGGTACGCCGGGGGCCGACGTGAACATCCTGTTACGTGGTATCAACACCATCAACCGGGGAACGCAGCCAATGATCCTGATCGATGGTATCCAGATGGGAGCGACCAGCCTGCAAACCATTGACCTGAACTCGATCGAGCGTGTTGAAGTCGTGCAGGGCGCTGCTGCTGCTACGATCTACGGGGCACAGGGGGCTAACGGCGTTATTCAGCTGTTTACCAAAAAAGGTAAGAACGGCCAGTTGAACATCGATATTTCGTCCAGCATTGCACAGAACACCTACCTGAACGTTGGGGGAGTAAGCAAAGCGAAATTCCATGCGTTTGCTACTGATGCCAGCAACAACATCATTGGTTCGTCGGGACGACCTATTACGTTCGATGCAACGAATGGTATTTATACGGAGAACGTACAGTATAACTCGACTGATCCAACAGCTACCAACAGCAAAGCGTACGATGCCAACTTACAATACCACGATCACTTCGCTTATTTCTTCAAGCCAGCGAATACGACAAACAACAGCATCGCTATTTCGGGCGGAAGTCAGAAAGCTGACTTTGGTATATCGGTATCCAACAGCCACCAGGAAAGTAACATCCTTAACAATGGCTACTGGGACCGTAGCAACCTCTCGGCGAACATCGGTACGCAATTAGCCAAAGGCCTTTCGCTGCGTTCCATCACGCAGTTGGCGTACACGAAAAGTACGTTGAAATCCAACGACCGGACTATCCTGTACAGCATGTTGAACGCCTATCCGCTGGCTGATTTCTCCCTGCTGACCACCGACGGTTCTATTCCGTATAACATGAACCAGACGATTGGTATCAACGCATCGAACCCATCGTACCGGCAGGCATACACCCGGAATAATGACAACAAAGTTGACATTATCCAGAATCTGAACCTGAATTACAAGTTTCCAAAGTTCGTTGAACTGGACGCTAAATATGGTCTGAACTTCCAGACGCAGAACCGTGATCTGGAGTACATGAACCAGGCCAATAATGCGAACATCAAATACTGGCTGGCCCAGGGAACGGCGACGTACATCTCGAACTACAACTCGAACAACAGCGGTGATCTGACGAAGTATGTCAACAACAAAGTATTCCAGAACTTTCTGGCTACGGCAACGGCTGTTTTTGACCTGAAAGAGGATTTCGCATCGCGTCTGCCCATCAAATCGGTAACGCAGGTTGCTTTCGACTATCGGAACAGCAAGAATAAAGAATATACGAGTGCAGCCCTGGGCCTCCCAGCTGCTTACGCGCCTTATAACGCGGCAAACACTACGTCCTGGCGGGTATATCGTGATTACACCGAACCCTTCATTACGTACGGTTATCTGGTGAACCAACGGCTTGAGTACGGCGACTTTATCGGTATTTCAGGCGGTTTTCGGAGTGATTTCTCGTCGGCCTTCGGCGGAGGTTCCAAGCCATTTACGTTCCCTCGTGGCGATGCATACCTGCGTCTGTCGTCGCTGAAATTCTGGGAAAACAGCCCAGTCAACAACTTTCTGCCAGAACTGAAACTACGGGCGGCTTATGGTCAGGCTGGTATTCAGCCACAACCTTTTGACCGGTACGTAACCATCACGCCAATGACTGTCGGCAACACAACGGCGTTCTACTACGCGAACCAGCAGCCTAACCCAGCGTTAGGAGTAGAAGTATCGGAAGAACTGGAACTGGGTACCGACATGGTATTCAGCCTGTTTAAAGGATCGAGCTGGTTAAATGCCATCGCCCTGTCGGCCACGTACTGGGATCGGAAAACGAAAGATGCGATCTATCAGGTTGACGTAGCCCCTTCGGTTGGTCTGGGTAAATTGACAGACAACGCATTCACGCTAGGATCGAATGGTCTGCAGATGTCGTTGAACTCAACGGTATACAACGGCACGGCGTTCAAATGGAACACGACGGTTAACTTCGGTAAGCAGTCGTCTAAAATTCTGGCGGTTCGGGGCGGAGCGCCCATTGTGGTCACGTCAAATGCGGGTAGCACGAACTACGTTCTGAAAGCCGGCGAGAAAATTGGACAGTTGTATGGCTACAAAACCATTGGTAGCGTTGACGCCCGTGATCCAAATGGGAACTACTTCATCCCAGTAGCCGAGCAGGAAGCCTACACCGTAGCCAGCAACGGTTTCGTGGTGAACAAGGCAACGAAACAGCCTTATTTCACGGCCGATAAATTCAGTTTCGGTGATCCAAACCCGAAATTCAATATGTCGTTCATCAATGACCTGAGCTACAAGAACTTCCTGACATTCAACGTTCAGGTTGACTGGCTGCAGGGTAACCACCTCTACAATCAGACAAAAGAGTGGATGTACCGCGATGGTATCCACAGCGATTACGCCAATCCGTTCACGATCGACGGACAGACGGGTGCCTGGACAGCGTTCTACCGGGGTGTGTACGCCCAGCGTACGGCTAACGGAACGAAAGATTACTTCTACGAAGATGCGTCGTTCGTCCGTCTGCGTAACATTTCGGTCGGTCTCGATTTTGGCAAACTGTTCACCATCCCTGGCGTGAAGCGTCTGCAACTGGTGCTGTCCGGCCGTAACCTCTGGACGCTGACCAAGTACACCGGTTTCGATCCGGAAATCAGCTCGGGTACGTCTAATTCAGCCTGGGACCGCGGAACGGATCACAGTACCATGCCAAACTTCAAGTCGTATCAGGCCGCGTTAAACATTGGATTCTAA
- a CDS encoding alpha/beta hydrolase, producing the protein MTSKQRSWQGRLLLTLFRLVRLPKLALYTTRFPFYTRGDFRTPKRLNFQPETLAGVRCYWLNPAYCTNGVIIYLPGGGFVIGPQKRQWQLCNKLSRQLQYAVLFIPYNLAPDYPFPTALNAISNVIQELQHQQRLGSTSNWVVAGDNAGGNLCLSVTYALHAAGAQLPRKLVLLSPAVNLSQLCPDDQPVTDAVLSMAFAQYVSDAYIRQSDPLNPLLSPLYGDVNVLPLTLLLIGTQDILVHEARNFVQKMREAGKVIHLDEYPGMFHVFMLLAWLPEARRAFRSMVKFINENRDPIHPKQYGVVTMETALLIVVRRLT; encoded by the coding sequence ATGACATCAAAGCAACGTAGCTGGCAGGGCAGGCTGCTCCTGACCTTATTCCGGCTGGTCAGACTGCCCAAACTGGCACTGTACACAACCCGTTTTCCGTTCTATACGCGTGGTGATTTTCGTACGCCTAAGCGACTGAACTTTCAGCCGGAAACGCTGGCGGGGGTGCGTTGCTACTGGCTAAATCCAGCGTACTGCACAAACGGGGTTATCATTTATCTACCCGGCGGTGGCTTTGTGATCGGTCCGCAGAAGCGGCAATGGCAGTTGTGCAATAAACTGAGTCGGCAGCTGCAATACGCAGTGCTGTTTATACCCTACAACCTGGCACCGGACTATCCTTTCCCGACAGCACTGAACGCTATTTCAAACGTAATTCAGGAACTACAGCATCAGCAACGTCTGGGCAGTACCAGTAATTGGGTAGTAGCAGGCGATAATGCAGGTGGTAACCTCTGCCTCTCCGTGACGTACGCTCTTCATGCAGCAGGCGCTCAACTTCCCCGGAAACTGGTTTTACTATCGCCAGCGGTAAATCTGAGTCAACTCTGCCCCGACGATCAGCCAGTAACGGATGCGGTTTTGTCGATGGCTTTTGCGCAGTACGTCAGCGACGCCTACATCCGGCAGTCTGACCCACTCAATCCATTACTTTCGCCCCTCTACGGCGATGTGAACGTATTACCACTTACCCTGCTTTTGATTGGTACGCAGGACATTCTGGTGCACGAAGCCCGGAATTTTGTGCAGAAAATGCGGGAGGCCGGAAAGGTTATTCACCTTGACGAATATCCCGGTATGTTTCACGTCTTTATGCTACTAGCCTGGCTCCCCGAAGCTCGACGCGCTTTCCGGTCGATGGTTAAGTTTATTAATGAAAACCGAGATCCAATCCATCCTAAGCAGTATGGTGTTGTTACGATGGAAACTGCCTTGCTAATAGTTGTTCGACGCTTGACCTAA
- a CDS encoding DUF86 domain-containing protein encodes MLRFAIERQLEIIGEAANHLSESLKGTMPEVEWRKIIAFRNFVTHEYFGIDLELLWDIATNKLAPLRSSVEQLLARQFPS; translated from the coding sequence ATGCTTCGGTTCGCCATTGAGCGACAACTGGAAATCATTGGTGAAGCTGCTAACCATTTATCAGAGTCGTTAAAAGGTACTATGCCCGAAGTAGAGTGGCGTAAAATTATTGCCTTTAGAAATTTCGTTACGCACGAATACTTTGGGATTGACTTGGAATTACTATGGGATATTGCTACTAATAAACTTGCTCCGCTTAGGTCAAGCGTCGAACAACTATTAGCAAGGCAGTTTCCATCGTAA
- the mntA gene encoding type VII toxin-antitoxin system MntA family adenylyltransferase antitoxin has protein sequence MFSELASYFQHQPVKRAYVFGSTARVEQTPESDIDILVELDYEDGADFYRFLDMQEQLSALLHKKVDLVSANGLSPFVKPYIDREKQLIYEKNA, from the coding sequence ATGTTCTCAGAACTCGCATCCTATTTTCAGCATCAACCCGTCAAACGCGCATACGTGTTTGGGTCAACGGCACGGGTTGAACAGACGCCTGAAAGCGACATCGATATACTTGTCGAGTTAGATTATGAGGACGGGGCTGACTTTTACCGATTTCTGGATATGCAAGAGCAGTTATCCGCATTACTGCACAAAAAAGTTGACCTAGTAAGCGCCAATGGCCTTTCTCCATTCGTCAAGCCATACATCGATCGGGAAAAGCAACTGATTTATGAAAAGAACGCTTGA
- the alaS gene encoding alanine--tRNA ligase yields MTSHEIRRHFLEFFRSKEHLIVASAPLVAKNDPTLMFNNSGMAQFKDFFLGNGTPPSKRVADTQKCLRVSGKHNDLEDVGFDTYHHTMFEMLGNWSFGDYFKKEAIQWAWELLTEVYKLPKDRLYVSVFQGDEKDNVPFDQEAFDLWEPIVGKDRIIYGNKKDNFWEMGDTGPCGPCSEIHVDLRSAEEVAETPGKELVNADHPQVVEIWNLVFMQFNRKADGSLEPLPARHVDTGMGFERLCMAIQQKKSNYDTDVFSGTINVIEELSGVNYSAGTGMQDVAMRVIADHIRAVSFAIADGLVPSNSKAGYVIRRILRRAIRYGYSYLGMTEPFMTKLVPTLAMQFADVFPELNIQRDFVATVIREEEIAFLRTLGTGLGRLDQIIADTKASGSESIAGETVFELNDTFGFPADLTALIAREKGLSIDEEGFQKALQEQKVRSRKDAAMSAGDWIELTELDDKVQFVGYDQPEAYAQIVKYRKIQNKQGTQIQVVLDKTPFYAESGGQVGDTGTLELFASSDQIGTLTVLDTKKENDLVIHIVQDVRGIDDLLTEADSVYAVINTTRRGLTASNHSATHLLHSALREVLGTHVAQKGSYVGPDALRFDFSHFSKVTDEQLAEVERIVNEKIREDIPLDEKRNVPIEQAKGMGATALFGEKYGDFVRVITFDPNYSVELCGGTHVYRTGHIGLFKFTGEGSVSTGVRRVEAKTALGAETLVNEQMAIVSELKEVLKAPKDVVKAVQDLLAERATLQKQIEVLQNEKVQQVKNQLLNKIETVESGYSRLIERVDVPSADALKQLAYDLKAKVDNLALVLGADINGKPQLAVMLPDTLIQERKLNAGQVVKELAKNIKGGGGGQPFFATAGGSDSSGLDAALAQGKEVLN; encoded by the coding sequence ATGACTTCCCACGAAATACGCCGTCATTTTCTTGAATTTTTCCGATCAAAAGAACACCTGATTGTTGCTTCGGCCCCGCTCGTCGCCAAAAACGACCCGACGCTGATGTTCAATAACTCGGGTATGGCTCAGTTCAAGGATTTTTTTCTGGGCAATGGTACGCCCCCGTCAAAGCGTGTCGCCGATACACAGAAGTGCCTACGGGTATCGGGGAAGCACAATGACCTCGAAGACGTTGGTTTTGATACGTATCACCACACCATGTTCGAAATGCTCGGCAACTGGTCGTTCGGTGATTATTTCAAAAAAGAAGCGATTCAATGGGCCTGGGAATTGCTGACCGAGGTCTACAAATTGCCCAAAGACCGGCTGTATGTATCGGTCTTCCAGGGCGACGAAAAAGACAATGTTCCGTTCGACCAGGAAGCATTTGACCTCTGGGAGCCAATTGTTGGTAAAGACCGGATCATTTACGGCAACAAGAAAGACAACTTCTGGGAAATGGGCGATACGGGGCCCTGCGGTCCCTGCTCAGAAATTCACGTTGACCTGCGCTCTGCCGAAGAGGTAGCCGAAACGCCGGGTAAAGAACTTGTCAACGCCGACCACCCACAGGTCGTTGAGATCTGGAACCTGGTATTTATGCAGTTCAACCGCAAGGCTGATGGGTCGCTGGAGCCGCTGCCAGCCCGCCACGTTGATACGGGTATGGGCTTCGAGCGGTTGTGTATGGCCATCCAGCAAAAAAAATCGAACTATGATACCGACGTTTTCTCGGGCACAATCAACGTCATCGAAGAACTGTCGGGTGTGAATTACTCGGCTGGTACGGGTATGCAGGACGTAGCGATGCGCGTGATTGCCGACCATATCCGGGCTGTGTCGTTCGCCATTGCCGATGGACTGGTGCCGAGCAATAGCAAAGCGGGTTACGTGATCCGGCGGATTCTGCGCCGGGCCATTCGCTATGGCTATTCGTACCTGGGCATGACCGAGCCGTTCATGACCAAGCTGGTGCCAACGCTGGCGATGCAGTTTGCCGACGTTTTTCCCGAACTGAACATTCAGCGCGATTTTGTAGCGACGGTGATTCGGGAAGAGGAAATTGCGTTCCTGCGTACGCTGGGAACGGGCCTGGGTCGTCTGGACCAGATCATTGCGGATACGAAAGCCAGTGGCAGCGAATCGATTGCCGGTGAAACGGTATTTGAACTGAACGATACGTTCGGTTTCCCCGCTGACCTGACGGCGTTGATCGCCCGCGAGAAAGGCCTATCAATCGACGAAGAAGGGTTCCAGAAAGCGTTGCAGGAACAGAAAGTTCGGTCGCGTAAGGATGCTGCCATGTCGGCGGGCGACTGGATCGAACTAACGGAGCTGGACGACAAAGTACAGTTCGTTGGGTATGATCAGCCCGAAGCCTACGCCCAGATTGTGAAGTATCGCAAGATTCAGAACAAACAGGGAACGCAGATTCAGGTCGTGCTGGACAAAACGCCGTTTTACGCTGAATCTGGTGGTCAGGTAGGGGATACGGGTACACTCGAATTATTTGCCAGCTCCGACCAGATTGGTACGTTAACCGTACTGGACACCAAGAAAGAGAACGACTTGGTAATTCATATCGTCCAAGACGTAAGGGGCATTGATGATCTGCTGACCGAAGCCGATTCGGTATACGCCGTAATCAACACCACTCGTCGTGGCCTAACCGCCAGCAACCACTCGGCGACGCACCTGCTGCACTCAGCCCTGCGCGAGGTGCTGGGTACACACGTCGCGCAGAAAGGTTCGTACGTTGGTCCTGATGCTCTGCGGTTCGACTTTTCGCACTTCAGCAAAGTAACCGACGAACAACTGGCCGAGGTAGAACGTATTGTGAACGAGAAAATCCGGGAGGATATTCCGCTGGATGAGAAACGGAACGTCCCCATCGAACAGGCAAAGGGCATGGGTGCTACGGCCCTGTTCGGCGAGAAATACGGTGATTTTGTACGCGTTATAACGTTCGATCCGAACTATTCGGTTGAGCTTTGCGGAGGAACCCACGTCTACCGCACGGGACACATCGGTCTATTCAAATTTACGGGCGAAGGATCGGTATCGACCGGCGTTCGTCGGGTGGAGGCCAAAACGGCGCTGGGTGCTGAAACGCTGGTGAACGAGCAGATGGCGATTGTGTCGGAACTGAAAGAGGTGCTTAAAGCGCCGAAGGACGTCGTGAAAGCCGTACAGGATCTGCTGGCTGAGCGGGCCACCCTGCAAAAGCAGATTGAAGTTCTACAGAACGAAAAAGTACAGCAGGTGAAAAATCAGTTGCTGAATAAGATAGAAACCGTTGAATCGGGTTACTCTCGTCTGATTGAGCGCGTGGACGTACCGTCGGCCGATGCCCTGAAACAACTGGCGTATGACCTGAAAGCGAAAGTTGACAACCTGGCGTTGGTACTGGGGGCCGATATCAACGGCAAACCCCAACTGGCCGTTATGCTGCCTGATACGTTAATTCAGGAACGCAAACTGAACGCGGGTCAGGTGGTGAAAGAACTGGCCAAAAACATCAAAGGTGGTGGCGGTGGGCAGCCGTTCTTCGCTACGGCTGGCGGCTCCGATTCGTCGGGTCTCGATGCGGCCCTGGCGCAGGGAAAAGAAGTGCTGAACTAA
- a CDS encoding MerR family transcriptional regulator, whose translation MNGSGKLYYGIKEVADMVGINMSKVRYYEKKFPSFSPKVNPDSGERSYTLANIDHLREILDLVDNQGMTLQGAQKYLENRNVRRRENARVTAKLVEIKDFLQQLRDSLDELPQAEAQPAEPS comes from the coding sequence ATGAATGGGTCGGGGAAATTGTATTACGGGATCAAAGAGGTAGCCGATATGGTCGGCATCAATATGTCGAAGGTCCGTTACTACGAAAAGAAGTTTCCGTCCTTTAGCCCCAAAGTAAATCCGGATTCCGGCGAACGGTCCTACACGCTGGCGAACATCGACCACCTGCGCGAAATCCTGGACCTGGTTGATAATCAGGGCATGACCTTGCAGGGAGCGCAGAAATATCTGGAAAACCGTAATGTCCGTCGTCGCGAAAACGCCCGCGTTACGGCCAAACTTGTTGAAATTAAGGATTTCCTGCAGCAGCTCCGCGACTCGCTCGACGAGCTGCCCCAGGCCGAGGCTCAACCTGCTGAGCCTTCGTAA
- a CDS encoding PhoX family protein, translated as MQLKKVCLPSVMAGILLGIAACGDRAEPGVVQSDVVLKNQSVTPVLAKLMPGFENVDLFSLISSDDTLKQSPSYVFGGSADGEGLLKNTDGTYTMLVNHEDNFSVSRLILDKTFKPVKGEYLLNSDGSQWRLCSATMVTPEVQGFGPTFLTSGESGEESRIHALNPYADVSTASTSKEVAGLGRWSSENAVPLPQLAFPGKTVIIIGEDNSDVTGGQVAMYVSNTVGDLENGTLYMLKRTDGNQKEMDMKVGTKYPVEFVKIENHKTLTGNQINGRVNELQALKFGRVEDVDFRKGNKATNAREVFFTVTGQGIGGPNADYSRSMYGRIYRITLDAADPTKGALEVMLDGDDRNGVAKTFQDPDNITVTENYAYIQEDPNGYGNETHDAYLYQFNLNTGELKPVFMIDHRRNEADAAKYNVGAPSRIGGWEISGMIDVSDVIGVPNTFTVGLQAHTWVGNRYRGVDGGSKRAGENQASQIIVIKGLPR; from the coding sequence ATGCAATTGAAAAAAGTCTGTTTGCCGTCAGTAATGGCGGGTATTTTATTGGGCATTGCTGCCTGTGGCGACCGGGCCGAACCCGGCGTTGTTCAGTCCGATGTTGTGCTCAAGAATCAATCGGTAACGCCCGTGCTGGCGAAACTGATGCCTGGCTTTGAGAACGTTGACCTGTTTTCGCTCATCAGCAGTGACGATACGCTGAAGCAGTCGCCATCGTACGTATTTGGCGGGTCGGCGGATGGCGAAGGACTGCTGAAAAACACTGATGGCACGTATACCATGCTGGTAAATCACGAAGATAACTTCTCCGTGTCACGGCTGATACTGGACAAAACATTCAAACCCGTCAAAGGCGAATACCTGTTGAATTCTGACGGGAGTCAGTGGCGCTTGTGTTCGGCTACAATGGTTACGCCCGAGGTACAGGGTTTTGGACCAACCTTTCTGACCTCTGGCGAAAGCGGAGAAGAGTCACGCATTCACGCGCTTAATCCATACGCTGATGTCAGTACGGCCAGTACGTCCAAAGAGGTAGCGGGCCTGGGGCGGTGGAGTTCCGAAAACGCGGTCCCGCTGCCGCAACTGGCTTTTCCCGGAAAGACTGTCATCATCATCGGTGAAGATAATTCCGACGTGACGGGTGGGCAGGTGGCCATGTATGTATCCAACACTGTCGGTGATCTGGAAAATGGGACGTTGTACATGCTGAAGCGTACCGACGGTAATCAGAAAGAGATGGACATGAAAGTCGGGACGAAATACCCGGTTGAGTTCGTCAAAATCGAGAACCACAAAACGCTGACGGGCAACCAGATCAACGGTCGGGTAAACGAACTGCAGGCACTTAAATTTGGCCGGGTTGAGGATGTTGATTTCCGGAAAGGAAACAAAGCGACCAACGCTCGCGAGGTGTTTTTCACCGTGACGGGGCAGGGCATTGGGGGACCCAACGCCGACTACTCCCGATCCATGTACGGCCGGATTTACCGGATTACGCTGGATGCTGCCGATCCTACAAAAGGTGCGCTCGAGGTGATGCTGGATGGCGACGACCGGAACGGTGTCGCCAAAACGTTTCAGGACCCGGACAACATCACCGTAACAGAGAATTACGCGTACATTCAGGAAGACCCAAACGGGTATGGCAACGAAACGCACGATGCATACCTGTACCAATTTAATCTGAACACGGGCGAACTGAAGCCGGTCTTTATGATCGATCATCGCCGGAACGAAGCTGATGCGGCCAAATACAATGTTGGGGCTCCGTCGCGGATTGGCGGCTGGGAAATCAGCGGTATGATCGACGTATCGGACGTAATTGGCGTCCCTAATACGTTCACCGTCGGTCTGCAGGCGCATACCTGGGTGGGTAATCGCTACCGGGGTGTGGATGGCGGCTCGAAGCGGGCGGGCGAAAACCAGGCTAGCCAGATTATTGTGATCAAAGGGTTACCGCGCTAA